In a single window of the Pseudanabaena sp. BC1403 genome:
- a CDS encoding response regulator yields the protein MTGSLPNSDLVSNNLTDGQVVRNATLHILLAAMRVMSRSTGVIRVETKYHRWKLLLTGGGLVLAEEEGQVIPTLVRKYNSRGINFSRIPEWEQRQNNRPYCYPFVSNVYKKHPDITKDVLKEVILENLLSLHLEDGFSFLWKPADDLQINLPIWQLSVIENSIANEVRQWQKFDCVKHPYQLVQLVDAANLLARVGNDNFPLFAKVTTGQDRICAIADTFKQPMYRTALLLDKLAQKNIVSIVPLQERKSDSDIGARQNITAPKSVKDEPRVFIVDDSPVLLQQMQRLLISWGYQVDFTDDAEAATDRILDYKPTIVFIDINMPSLNGFDLIKQIRRQRELALLSLVLVTAENSMTNNFRARWANCRFLAKPRSSSDTPKFRDELRNLLRELAPLSTDTLV from the coding sequence ATGACAGGTTCCTTGCCTAACTCAGACCTTGTGTCTAACAACTTGACGGACGGACAAGTAGTGAGGAATGCCACATTACATATCCTGTTAGCTGCTATGCGCGTCATGAGTCGCTCTACTGGAGTAATCCGAGTAGAGACTAAATATCATCGATGGAAATTATTACTTACGGGTGGGGGATTAGTATTAGCTGAAGAAGAAGGGCAAGTCATACCCACATTAGTTCGCAAATACAATAGCAGGGGCATCAATTTTTCGCGTATTCCTGAATGGGAGCAACGCCAAAATAATCGGCCTTACTGTTATCCTTTTGTGAGCAATGTTTATAAAAAACACCCCGATATTACAAAGGATGTTTTAAAAGAAGTAATCTTAGAAAATTTGTTGTCTTTGCATTTAGAGGATGGATTTTCTTTTCTATGGAAGCCCGCCGACGATCTACAAATTAATCTACCAATTTGGCAGTTATCAGTAATCGAAAATAGCATCGCCAATGAAGTGAGGCAATGGCAAAAATTTGATTGTGTAAAACATCCTTACCAATTAGTGCAACTTGTTGATGCAGCGAATTTACTGGCAAGAGTTGGCAATGATAATTTCCCACTTTTTGCCAAGGTGACCACTGGGCAAGATCGGATCTGTGCGATCGCCGATACGTTCAAACAGCCAATGTATCGTACAGCCCTGTTGCTAGATAAATTAGCTCAAAAGAACATTGTATCAATTGTGCCATTACAAGAGCGGAAGTCAGACAGTGATATTGGCGCTCGGCAAAATATAACTGCACCAAAAAGCGTCAAAGATGAGCCTAGAGTTTTTATCGTTGACGACTCACCTGTTTTGCTACAACAAATGCAAAGACTGTTAATTAGTTGGGGGTATCAAGTTGATTTTACTGATGATGCTGAAGCAGCTACAGACAGAATTTTGGATTACAAACCGACTATTGTTTTCATTGATATCAATATGCCAAGTTTAAATGGTTTTGATTTGATCAAACAAATTCGTCGTCAACGAGAATTAGCTTTGTTATCTTTAGTATTAGTTACTGCTGAAAACAGTATGACTAATAACTTTAGAGCAAGATGGGCAAATTGTCGGTTTCTAGCCAAACCAAGATCTTCATCAGACACACCAAAGTTTCG